Proteins encoded by one window of Pseudonocardia alni:
- the rplK gene encoding 50S ribosomal protein L11, protein MPPKKRKLSAIIKLQIQAGAATPAPPVGPALGQHGVNIMEFCKAYNAATEAQRGNIVPVEISVFEDRSFSFELKTPPAARLLLKAAGVEKGSGEPHKTKVASVTMAQVREIAQVKMNDLNANDLDQAAKIIAGTARSMGITVDG, encoded by the coding sequence ATGCCCCCCAAGAAGCGGAAGCTCTCCGCGATCATCAAGCTCCAGATCCAGGCAGGCGCAGCGACGCCGGCCCCGCCGGTCGGCCCCGCACTGGGCCAGCACGGCGTCAACATCATGGAGTTCTGCAAGGCCTACAACGCGGCGACCGAGGCCCAGCGCGGCAACATCGTGCCGGTCGAGATCTCGGTCTTCGAGGACCGGTCGTTCTCCTTCGAGCTGAAGACCCCGCCCGCGGCGCGGCTCCTGCTCAAGGCGGCCGGTGTCGAGAAGGGCTCCGGCGAGCCGCACAAGACCAAGGTCGCCAGCGTGACCATGGCCCAGGTCCGGGAGATCGCCCAGGTCAAGATGAACGACCTGAACGCGAACGACCTCGACCAGGCCGCCAAGATCATCGCCGGCACCGCCCGGTCGATGGGCATCACGGTCGACGGCTGA
- the rplA gene encoding 50S ribosomal protein L1: MAQRSKAYREAAAKIDADRLYSPLSAAKLAQDTSSKNTDATVEVAMRLGVDPRKADQMVRGTVNLPHGTGKTARVIVFATGDKAAEAEAAGADAVGAEDLIERIQGGWLDFDAAIATPDQMAKVGRIARILGPRGLMPNPKTGTVTPDVTKAINEIKGGKVNFRVDKQANLHLVIGKASFDTEKLVENYGAAYDEILRLKPSAAKGRYVKKITVSTTTGPGIPVDPNRTRNLLVADEETD, from the coding sequence ATGGCACAGCGCAGCAAGGCCTACCGAGAGGCCGCCGCGAAGATCGACGCGGACCGCCTCTACTCGCCGCTCTCGGCGGCGAAGCTGGCCCAGGACACGTCCAGCAAGAACACCGACGCGACCGTCGAGGTCGCGATGCGGCTGGGCGTCGACCCCCGCAAGGCGGACCAGATGGTCCGCGGCACCGTGAACCTGCCGCACGGTACCGGCAAGACCGCCCGGGTGATCGTGTTCGCCACCGGTGACAAGGCCGCCGAGGCTGAGGCCGCCGGCGCCGACGCCGTGGGCGCCGAGGACCTCATCGAGCGGATCCAGGGCGGGTGGCTCGACTTCGACGCCGCCATCGCGACCCCGGACCAGATGGCCAAGGTCGGCCGCATCGCCCGCATCCTCGGCCCGCGTGGCCTGATGCCGAACCCGAAGACGGGCACCGTGACGCCGGACGTCACGAAGGCCATCAACGAGATCAAGGGCGGCAAGGTCAACTTCCGGGTCGACAAGCAGGCCAACCTGCACCTCGTCATCGGCAAGGCCTCGTTCGACACCGAGAAGCTGGTGGAGAACTACGGCGCCGCCTACGACGAGATCCTGCGGCTCAAGCCGTCGGCCGCCAAGGGCCGCTACGTCAAGAAGATCACCGTCTCCACCACCACCGGGCCGGGCATCCCGGTGGACCCGAACCGCACCCGCAACCTGCTGGTCGCGGACGAGGAGACCGACTGA
- the nusG gene encoding transcription termination/antitermination protein NusG: MTSDSKAYDEAADEAAIDAVAENAADETLPEQSVQDADVEAAHGEDAVSGDYTEADDDSTPGAEAETLDGEGETVPTAEDADDAVAGDSGDADTGDADTDGADAAAEEPAEDVDPEEELRAALRRAPGDWYVVHSYAGYENKVKSNLETRAQTLDVEDYIFQVEVPTEEVTEIKNGQRKKVQRKVLPGYILVRMELNDQSWGAVRNTPGVTGFVGATSKPSPLTINEVVKFLLPKVEAPKKEAEAGRTASGGGSGSSGGAPTIEVDFEVGESVTVMDGPFATLPASISEVNVDAQKLKVLVSIFGRETPVELGFNQVSKI, translated from the coding sequence GTGACCTCCGACAGCAAGGCGTACGACGAGGCGGCCGACGAGGCCGCGATCGACGCCGTCGCCGAGAACGCGGCCGACGAGACGCTGCCCGAGCAGTCCGTCCAGGACGCCGACGTCGAGGCGGCGCACGGTGAGGACGCCGTCTCCGGCGACTACACCGAGGCCGACGACGACAGCACCCCCGGCGCCGAGGCGGAGACGCTGGACGGCGAGGGCGAGACGGTCCCGACCGCCGAGGACGCGGACGACGCCGTCGCCGGCGACTCCGGGGACGCCGACACCGGGGACGCCGACACCGACGGTGCGGACGCCGCCGCGGAGGAGCCGGCCGAGGACGTGGATCCGGAGGAGGAGCTGCGCGCCGCACTGCGTCGCGCGCCCGGCGACTGGTACGTCGTCCACTCCTACGCGGGCTACGAGAACAAGGTGAAGTCGAACCTCGAGACCCGGGCGCAGACCCTGGACGTCGAGGACTACATCTTCCAGGTCGAGGTGCCCACCGAGGAGGTCACCGAGATCAAGAACGGGCAGCGCAAGAAGGTCCAGCGCAAGGTGCTGCCCGGCTACATCCTGGTGCGGATGGAGCTCAACGACCAGTCCTGGGGCGCGGTGCGGAACACGCCGGGCGTCACCGGTTTCGTCGGCGCGACGTCCAAGCCGTCGCCGCTGACGATCAACGAGGTCGTGAAGTTCCTGCTGCCGAAGGTCGAGGCCCCCAAGAAGGAGGCCGAGGCCGGCAGGACCGCGTCCGGCGGCGGCTCCGGCTCGTCCGGCGGCGCCCCCACCATCGAGGTCGACTTCGAGGTCGGCGAGTCGGTCACCGTCATGGACGGCCCGTTCGCCACGCTCCCCGCGAGCATCTCCGAGGTCAACGTCGACGCCCAGAAGCTCAAGGTGCTGGTCTCGATCTTCGGCCGGGAGACCCCGGTCGAGCTCGGGTTCAACCAGGTCTCCAAGATCTGA